The Chiloscyllium punctatum isolate Juve2018m chromosome 30, sChiPun1.3, whole genome shotgun sequence genome includes a region encoding these proteins:
- the LOC140455031 gene encoding uncharacterized protein — MAGGGNVSRGPPKTSKVHPDSRETESGGTQKEEQAGVEEAAASGETQQLILTLAGQMEEMEEEVIKQAEEWIPVKNRKRKSCQAPKASPQKGKGQLHEGGMASSSEGDDGRKEGHHHQKKRQSAVGKKEGISSQPGNNEPPEVHSPPSENQGVHTAPQLQATESCDPLTVPLSDTELDSEDPCLGSMTPERVNDPSEELDSYLSPAKVQQFVLTLGM, encoded by the coding sequence atggctggaggtggcaatgtgagccgtggacccccaaagaccagtaaggtccacccagacagcagggaaacggagtctggtggcacccagaaagaagaacaggctggagtggaggaggcggcagccagcggagagacacagcagctgatcctcactctagccgggcagatggaagaaatggaggaggaggtaatcaagcaggcagaggagtggatacctgttaaaaacaggaagaggaaatcttgccaggcccccaaagcctccccGCAAAAGGGGAAaggacagctgcacgagggagggatggccagctcttcggagggggatgatggacgcaaagaaggccatcaccaccagaagaagagacagagtgcCGTCGGTAAAAAGGAGGgtatttcctcccaaccaggaaacaacgaaccccccgaagtccactctccacccagtgagaaccagggggtacacactgccccacaacttcaggcaaccgagagctgtgatcctctgacagtcccattgtcagacacagaactggacagtgaggacccttgccttggctcaatgacaccagagcgggtaaatgaccccagtgaggagctggatagctacctcagcccagcgaaggtccagcagttcgtgcttaccttggggatgtag